In a genomic window of Streptomyces sp. SJL17-4:
- a CDS encoding FUSC family protein, with protein sequence MARPARTARLSPPAWLTTGFKPAPAPVPWAAVGRAAVALSVPLAVGLAVGQPAYGALVSMGALSGVIGDTADAYRMRILNIAVPQLFGAVGVTLGTLVFGHGWVAVGVLTLVALVSGMISSIGAVASVSGLLLLLNAVVGAGLPMPDPWWKAPLLLGLGGLFVLALTLLGWPLRRAAPERSAVADTYRAVADLYEATGTDAYDEKRQAVTASLNQSYDLVLARRARQHGRASSLVRLLAQLNVVIPLVEAAPAAHLRARLHGPLSATIPAAVRELADAVEEGRTGAPVLDLPTPERPAEKAVDHALRHAAAVVHKAEPDVHNVDDRLGRPAALRVRVRRATRAVLFSEASWRYGLRLALCIGLAQALVSLIAVPRSYWVALTVTFVMKPDFGSVFSRAVLRAFGTAAGLLLAALVLAEVPRGWWDVPVMCVLAALIPAFSAKGYAFQTAAITPVILLLSDTLNQQGFDLVMPRLYDSLIGCGIALIAGYLLWPESWHSRIGDRLADAVADTAAYVTCAFGGTEDQGGRLRARRKLYRDLSTVRSEFQRALTEPPPTGTRAAAWWPLVVAVERIVDATTAARIRVNHGAPDPDPAEVVAVERELRELAEGIRESETLVEVRSELPGDENGVLAPLRQEVRAARAIAGPDLR encoded by the coding sequence ATGGCACGCCCCGCAAGGACCGCACGGCTCTCCCCGCCCGCCTGGCTCACCACCGGCTTCAAGCCCGCGCCCGCGCCCGTCCCCTGGGCCGCCGTCGGCCGCGCCGCCGTCGCGCTGTCCGTGCCGCTCGCCGTCGGTCTTGCCGTCGGGCAGCCCGCCTACGGGGCGCTCGTGTCCATGGGCGCGCTGTCCGGGGTCATCGGCGACACCGCCGACGCCTACCGGATGCGGATCCTCAACATCGCCGTGCCGCAGCTCTTCGGTGCCGTCGGAGTCACCCTCGGGACCCTTGTCTTCGGGCACGGCTGGGTCGCCGTCGGCGTGCTCACGCTCGTCGCGCTCGTCTCCGGGATGATCTCCTCGATCGGCGCCGTCGCCTCCGTCTCCGGGCTGCTCCTGCTCCTCAACGCCGTCGTCGGCGCCGGACTCCCCATGCCCGACCCCTGGTGGAAGGCACCGCTGCTGCTGGGCCTCGGCGGACTCTTCGTCCTCGCCCTGACCCTGCTCGGCTGGCCCCTGCGCCGCGCCGCCCCCGAGCGGTCGGCCGTCGCCGACACCTACCGGGCCGTCGCCGATCTGTACGAGGCCACCGGAACCGACGCGTACGACGAGAAGCGGCAGGCCGTCACCGCCTCCCTCAACCAGTCCTACGACCTCGTCCTCGCCCGCCGCGCCCGCCAGCACGGCCGCGCGTCCTCCCTCGTCCGGCTGCTCGCGCAGCTGAACGTCGTCATCCCGCTCGTCGAGGCCGCCCCCGCCGCCCACCTCCGCGCCCGGCTCCACGGCCCGCTGTCCGCCACGATCCCCGCGGCCGTGCGCGAACTCGCCGACGCCGTCGAGGAGGGCCGGACCGGGGCACCCGTACTCGATCTGCCGACCCCCGAGCGGCCCGCCGAGAAGGCCGTCGACCACGCCCTGCGGCACGCCGCCGCCGTCGTCCACAAGGCCGAGCCCGACGTGCACAACGTCGACGACCGGCTCGGCCGCCCCGCCGCGCTGCGGGTCCGCGTCCGCCGGGCCACCCGCGCCGTGCTGTTCTCCGAGGCGTCCTGGCGGTACGGGCTCCGGCTCGCCCTCTGCATCGGGCTCGCCCAGGCGCTCGTCTCGCTGATCGCCGTCCCCCGCTCGTACTGGGTCGCGCTCACCGTCACCTTCGTCATGAAGCCCGACTTCGGCTCGGTCTTCTCCCGTGCCGTGCTCCGCGCCTTCGGCACCGCCGCCGGCCTGCTCCTCGCCGCGCTCGTCCTCGCCGAGGTGCCGCGCGGCTGGTGGGACGTCCCCGTGATGTGCGTGCTCGCCGCCCTCATCCCGGCCTTCTCCGCGAAGGGGTACGCCTTCCAGACCGCGGCCATCACCCCGGTCATCCTGCTGCTCTCCGACACCCTCAACCAGCAGGGCTTCGACCTCGTCATGCCCCGCCTGTACGACTCCCTCATCGGCTGCGGCATCGCGCTGATCGCCGGCTACCTCCTCTGGCCCGAGTCCTGGCACTCCCGGATCGGCGACCGGCTCGCGGACGCCGTCGCCGACACCGCCGCCTATGTGACCTGCGCGTTCGGAGGGACGGAGGACCAGGGCGGGCGGCTGCGCGCCCGGCGGAAGCTCTACCGTGACCTCTCCACCGTCCGCTCCGAGTTCCAGCGCGCCCTCACCGAACCGCCGCCCACCGGGACCCGCGCCGCCGCCTGGTGGCCGCTCGTCGTCGCCGTCGAGCGGATCGTGGACGCCACGACCGCCGCCCGGATCCGGGTCAACCACGGCGCTCCCGACCCCGATCCCGCCGAGGTCGTCGCCGTCGAGCGTGAGCTGCGCGAACTCGCCGAGGGAATCCGGGAATCGGAGACCCTCGTCGAGGTCCGCAGCGAGCTTCCCGGCGACGAGAACGGAGTCCTCGCACCGCTCCGCCAGGAGGTCCGCGCGGCCCGCGCCATCGCCGGTCCCGACCTGCGGTAA
- a CDS encoding DUF2630 family protein, with protein MENEEILDDIGALVEEERTLRQRTGGLLPEERARLSELEVRLDQCWDLLRQRRAKAEFGEDPDTATLRPATEVESYRN; from the coding sequence ATGGAGAACGAGGAGATCCTGGACGACATCGGCGCCCTCGTCGAGGAGGAACGCACCCTCCGGCAGCGCACGGGCGGCCTCCTCCCCGAGGAACGCGCCCGCCTGTCGGAACTGGAGGTCCGGCTGGACCAGTGCTGGGACCTGCTGCGGCAGCGCAGGGCGAAGGCGGAATTCGGCGAGGACCCGGACACGGCGACCCTCCGCCCGGCGACAGAGGTCGAGTCCTACCGCAACTGA
- a CDS encoding arylamine N-acetyltransferase yields MTSHDETPQDSAPRPDIDAYLARTGWTGERRADAATLRSLHRAHLYGIPFENLDPIAGSAPSLALPDLEAKLVRGGRGGYCYEHNTLLAAVLEAFGFGVTRMAARVVLGARGAIRPRTHMLLLVDVPGEPDPYLADVGFGSSGSLLEAVPLVADTEFRAANRRHRLVHRPHRGPLELWVLQAYEDDEWTDQYAFTVEPYEAPDFEVINWHVATNPRSPFSHLLYVQRSTPDRHLALSGRHLVETRADGSRKERELSGREEITRVLTTEFGIAVPDGLPLDAPAD; encoded by the coding sequence ATGACGAGTCACGACGAGACCCCGCAGGACTCCGCCCCCCGGCCGGACATCGACGCCTATCTCGCCCGCACCGGCTGGACCGGGGAGCGACGGGCGGACGCCGCGACGCTCCGGTCGCTGCACCGTGCCCATCTGTACGGCATCCCCTTCGAGAACCTGGACCCGATCGCCGGTTCCGCCCCCTCCCTCGCGCTGCCGGACCTGGAGGCGAAGCTGGTCCGCGGCGGCCGGGGCGGCTACTGCTACGAGCACAACACCCTGCTGGCCGCCGTCCTGGAGGCCTTCGGCTTCGGTGTGACGCGCATGGCCGCGCGGGTCGTGCTCGGCGCCCGCGGCGCGATCCGGCCGCGGACCCACATGCTGCTGCTCGTCGACGTGCCGGGCGAGCCGGACCCGTACCTGGCGGACGTCGGCTTCGGCTCCTCCGGATCGCTGCTCGAAGCGGTCCCACTGGTCGCGGACACCGAGTTCCGGGCCGCGAACCGCCGTCACCGCCTGGTCCACCGGCCGCACCGCGGGCCGCTGGAGCTGTGGGTGCTCCAGGCGTACGAGGACGACGAGTGGACCGATCAGTACGCGTTCACCGTGGAGCCGTACGAGGCCCCGGACTTCGAGGTCATCAACTGGCACGTCGCGACCAACCCCCGCTCCCCGTTCTCCCACCTCCTCTACGTCCAGCGCTCGACACCGGACCGCCATCTCGCGCTCAGCGGCCGCCACCTCGTCGAGACCCGCGCGGACGGCTCCCGCAAGGAGCGGGAACTCTCCGGCCGCGAGGAGATCACCCGGGTGCTGACCACCGAGTTCGGCATCGCGGTACCGGACGGACTGCCGCTGGACGCACCGGCCGACTGA
- a CDS encoding ATP-binding protein, giving the protein MRPGGDSGYLGSGSTIRTRIALVYGGAFLVLGTVLLLVVNLLVLAGTDDETDAIVARADSVANGVAVVEAYELGDDISRAAGEQMLMWSSLALLVMACCAVVVGWWTAGRVLRPVHEMTARAGRLSERNLHDRIAVTGPDDELKELGDTIDALLGRLETAFDSQRRFIANASHELRTPLATQRVAIQVGLDDDCDVRQVLLDANRRSERLIDGLLLLARSERGLAEREDVRLGELAEEEWADAYVVADGGVVRGSRVLLGQLVRNLVANAVAYNVPEGGTVAVRAEGGVLTVTNTGPVVPPDEVAGLFEPFRRGEGRDRMGPGAGLGLSIVRSIAEAHGGCVGAVARGAGEGGGLVVTVTLPVAS; this is encoded by the coding sequence GTGAGACCGGGCGGCGACTCGGGATACCTGGGGTCCGGGTCCACCATCCGGACGCGGATCGCGCTCGTGTACGGGGGTGCCTTCCTGGTCCTCGGGACCGTGCTGCTGCTCGTCGTGAACCTGCTCGTCCTCGCCGGGACGGACGACGAGACCGACGCGATCGTCGCCCGTGCGGACAGCGTGGCGAACGGGGTCGCCGTCGTCGAGGCGTACGAGCTGGGGGACGACATCAGCCGCGCCGCCGGCGAGCAGATGCTCATGTGGTCGAGCCTCGCCCTGCTCGTCATGGCCTGCTGCGCCGTCGTCGTCGGCTGGTGGACCGCCGGTCGCGTGCTCCGGCCCGTGCACGAGATGACCGCCCGCGCCGGGCGCCTCTCCGAACGCAACCTGCACGACCGGATCGCCGTCACCGGGCCCGATGACGAGCTCAAGGAGCTCGGCGACACGATCGACGCGCTGCTCGGCCGCCTGGAGACCGCCTTCGACAGCCAGCGCAGGTTCATCGCCAACGCCTCCCACGAACTCCGCACCCCGCTCGCCACCCAGCGCGTCGCGATCCAGGTCGGCCTCGACGACGACTGCGACGTACGGCAGGTGCTCCTCGACGCCAACCGGCGCAGCGAACGCCTCATCGACGGTCTGCTGCTCCTCGCCCGCAGCGAGCGGGGGCTCGCCGAACGCGAGGACGTGCGGCTCGGGGAGCTCGCCGAGGAGGAGTGGGCGGACGCGTACGTGGTGGCCGACGGCGGTGTCGTACGGGGCAGCCGGGTACTGCTCGGGCAGCTCGTACGGAACCTTGTCGCGAACGCGGTCGCCTACAACGTGCCGGAGGGCGGCACAGTCGCCGTACGGGCCGAGGGCGGCGTCCTGACGGTGACCAATACGGGACCCGTCGTCCCGCCCGACGAGGTGGCCGGGCTCTTCGAACCCTTCCGGCGCGGCGAGGGGCGGGACCGGATGGGGCCGGGCGCGGGGCTGGGACTGTCCATCGTGCGGTCGATCGCGGAGGCGCACGGGGGGTGCGTGGGCGCGGTGGCGCGGGGCGCGGGGGAGGGTGGCGGGCTGGTGGTGACGGTGACCCTGCCGGTCGCCTCCTGA
- a CDS encoding PhoX family protein, producing MRKLLPLLSTNPHGGGRSALTCRYRCGDACFHEVPNTSDNEYAGDVIAGVLSRRSALRAAAVVTVASAAGSALALSTAPEAVAGPDKHGHGHGHGHGHGGKADGARGLRFTPVAPNTADQVTVPSGYSQNVVIRWGEPILRGAPAFDSEKQTAKAQAGQFGYNNDFLSLLPLRGEHNRQVLVANHEYTDEVLMFRNYDAANPTREQVEIAWAAHGLSVVVVQEEHRTGKLSPVSRHHLNRRLHTTSEFELTGPAAGGDLVKTSADPEGRIVLGTLNNCAGGTTPWGTTLHGEENFNQYFANGSSATDKRYGVGTGATERKWELFDKRFDLKQEPNEVHRQGWVVELDPYDPDSTPKKRTALGRFKHEAAQPRLTDDGRPVVYMGDDERFDYFYKFVSSKRMKKGNSRAAREHNLTLLDEGTLYVAKLTGDSPAAEIDGTGKHPTDGEFDGSGVWIPLATAGPDGAESHVPGMTAEEVFVFTRLAGDKVGATKMDRPEDVEPSPRTGRVYVALTNNTNRGKGTNPGADEANPRNLNKHGQILELAENWDDPSSDGFAWRLFLVAGDPNDPATYFAGYPKEKVSQISCPDNVAFDPHGNLWISTDGAQLGSHDGLFGVATQGERRGELKQFLTVPKGAETCGPIIQDRRVLVAVQHPGEIDGASVENPKSEWPDGPGKLVRPSVVAVWRTDGRDIGV from the coding sequence GTGCGCAAACTGCTGCCGCTGCTGAGCACGAACCCCCACGGAGGCGGACGTTCCGCTCTCACCTGCCGTTACCGCTGTGGTGACGCCTGCTTCCACGAGGTTCCCAACACCAGCGACAACGAGTACGCCGGCGACGTCATAGCCGGTGTCCTCTCCCGCCGTTCGGCCCTCCGCGCCGCCGCCGTCGTGACGGTCGCCTCCGCCGCCGGCAGCGCCCTCGCGCTGAGCACCGCGCCCGAGGCCGTCGCCGGTCCCGACAAGCACGGTCACGGCCACGGTCACGGCCACGGCCACGGCGGCAAGGCCGACGGCGCCCGCGGTCTCCGCTTCACCCCGGTCGCGCCCAACACCGCCGACCAGGTGACCGTCCCCTCCGGCTACTCGCAGAACGTGGTCATCCGCTGGGGCGAGCCGATCCTCCGCGGCGCCCCGGCCTTCGACTCCGAGAAGCAGACGGCGAAGGCCCAGGCCGGCCAGTTCGGTTACAACAACGACTTCCTCTCCCTGCTGCCGTTGCGCGGGGAGCACAACCGCCAGGTCCTCGTCGCGAACCACGAGTACACCGACGAAGTCCTGATGTTCCGCAACTACGACGCCGCGAACCCGACCCGCGAGCAGGTCGAGATCGCCTGGGCCGCGCACGGCCTCTCGGTCGTCGTCGTCCAGGAGGAGCACCGCACCGGCAAGCTCTCCCCGGTCTCCCGCCACCACCTCAACCGTCGTCTCCACACGACGAGCGAGTTCGAGCTGACCGGCCCCGCCGCCGGCGGCGACCTGGTCAAGACCTCGGCCGACCCCGAGGGCCGTATCGTCCTCGGCACGCTCAACAACTGCGCCGGCGGCACCACCCCGTGGGGCACCACCCTCCACGGCGAGGAGAACTTCAACCAGTACTTCGCCAACGGTTCCAGCGCCACCGACAAGCGGTACGGCGTCGGCACCGGTGCCACCGAGCGCAAGTGGGAGCTGTTCGACAAGCGCTTCGACCTCAAGCAGGAGCCGAACGAGGTCCACCGTCAGGGCTGGGTCGTCGAGCTCGACCCGTACGACCCCGACTCCACCCCGAAGAAGCGCACCGCGCTCGGCCGCTTCAAGCACGAGGCCGCGCAGCCCCGTCTCACCGACGACGGCCGCCCGGTCGTCTACATGGGTGACGACGAGCGCTTCGACTACTTCTACAAGTTCGTGTCCAGCAAGCGGATGAAGAAGGGGAACTCGCGGGCCGCCCGTGAGCACAACCTCACGCTGCTCGACGAGGGCACGCTGTACGTCGCCAAGCTGACCGGCGACTCCCCGGCCGCCGAGATCGACGGCACCGGCAAGCACCCCACCGACGGCGAGTTCGACGGGTCCGGTGTGTGGATCCCGCTGGCCACCGCCGGCCCGGACGGCGCCGAGTCGCACGTGCCCGGCATGACCGCCGAGGAGGTGTTCGTCTTCACCCGCCTCGCCGGTGACAAGGTCGGCGCCACCAAGATGGACCGCCCCGAGGACGTCGAGCCGTCCCCGCGCACCGGTCGCGTCTACGTCGCGCTCACCAACAACACCAACCGTGGCAAGGGCACCAACCCGGGCGCCGACGAGGCCAACCCGCGCAACCTCAACAAGCACGGGCAGATCCTCGAACTCGCCGAGAACTGGGACGACCCGTCCTCCGACGGTTTCGCCTGGCGCCTCTTCCTGGTCGCCGGTGACCCGAACGACCCGGCCACCTACTTCGCGGGCTACCCCAAGGAGAAGGTCTCCCAGATCTCCTGCCCGGACAACGTGGCCTTCGACCCGCACGGCAACCTGTGGATCTCCACGGACGGTGCCCAGCTCGGCTCGCACGACGGTCTGTTCGGCGTCGCCACGCAGGGCGAGCGCCGCGGTGAGCTGAAGCAGTTCCTGACCGTGCCCAAGGGTGCCGAGACCTGCGGCCCGATCATCCAGGACCGTCGCGTCCTGGTGGCCGTGCAGCACCCGGGTGAGATCGACGGCGCCTCCGTCGAGAACCCGAAGTCGGAGTGGCCCGACGGACCGGGCAAGCTCGTCCGCCCGTCGGTCGTCGCCGTGTGGCGTACGGACGGCCGCGACATCGGCGTCTAG
- a CDS encoding endonuclease/exonuclease/phosphatase family protein: MNSSPADPAPEATPEPHPGATREPAPEATREVAPAPPPLRPRHRVMAWAAGLLMVVPALITACRALDTDAVTPVPQLLAFLPWLTVPAGLALLLAAVARRRVLTFVAVLVLGATAWSTVPYMPQTVISYGLPLARVKVIASNVEFGQGTGSLIELMRRERPQLVFVSECDRACRGALTKTFATELPHYASVEGEGSVGSILLSSYPLRDWRMIPSTMGMPGATAEIAGVPVRLQLTHPMPPVPGQVSLWKRELGRVKAAVAAQPTGPMLVAGDFNASQDHAAFRGILAAGGLQDAARRADESRAPTWPAEGPLPPFVQIDHVLVRDFSVREVRFPDLPGSDHRAVVADLDLRGPR; this comes from the coding sequence GTGAACAGCAGTCCCGCCGATCCGGCCCCCGAGGCGACCCCCGAGCCCCACCCCGGGGCCACCCGCGAGCCGGCTCCCGAGGCGACCCGCGAAGTGGCCCCCGCACCGCCGCCCCTGCGGCCCAGGCACCGCGTCATGGCCTGGGCCGCAGGGCTGCTCATGGTGGTACCGGCGCTGATCACTGCCTGCCGCGCCCTGGACACGGACGCGGTGACCCCGGTCCCCCAACTCCTCGCGTTCCTCCCCTGGCTGACCGTCCCCGCGGGCCTCGCCCTGCTCCTCGCCGCCGTGGCCCGGCGCCGGGTGCTCACCTTCGTGGCGGTCCTGGTCCTGGGCGCGACCGCCTGGAGCACCGTGCCGTACATGCCGCAGACCGTCATCTCGTACGGGCTGCCGCTGGCGCGGGTGAAGGTCATCGCGTCGAACGTCGAATTCGGCCAGGGGACGGGTTCGTTGATCGAGCTGATGCGGCGGGAGCGCCCCCAGCTCGTCTTCGTGTCGGAGTGCGACCGCGCCTGCCGGGGCGCCCTCACGAAGACCTTCGCCACGGAGCTGCCGCACTACGCCTCCGTCGAGGGCGAGGGCTCGGTCGGCTCGATCCTGCTGAGCTCGTACCCGCTGCGCGACTGGCGGATGATTCCGTCGACCATGGGCATGCCGGGTGCCACGGCGGAGATCGCGGGCGTGCCGGTACGGCTCCAGCTGACGCACCCGATGCCGCCGGTGCCCGGGCAGGTGTCCCTGTGGAAGCGGGAGCTGGGCCGGGTGAAGGCGGCCGTCGCGGCGCAGCCCACCGGCCCGATGCTGGTCGCGGGCGACTTCAACGCCTCGCAGGACCACGCGGCGTTCCGCGGCATCCTCGCGGCGGGCGGGCTCCAGGACGCGGCGCGGCGGGCGGACGAGAGCCGGGCGCCGACCTGGCCGGCGGAGGGCCCGCTGCCGCCGTTCGTCCAGATCGACCACGTCCTGGTGAGGGACTTCAGCGTCCGCGAGGTCCGCTTCCCGGACCTCCCGGGCTCCGACCACCGGGCGGTCGTCGCCGATCTCGACCTGCGCGGGCCGCGCTGA
- a CDS encoding APC family permease has translation MRTTTNRGLQPNVLGTFDTIVMAVAGSAPAYSMAATTAVLFGAVGYAGPAALLYCAIPMFGIVLAYARLGRIDVNAGAGYSWVGRTLHPFLGFLSGWALVFAATVFMVAGSLPAGALTLALFDQDLADSTPLAAAVGAGWFLMMLLVVMGGARLTVRAQLIMSGVEMLILLGFILAAVAHRGRATAFDWSWFGLGQFDGPQGFAAGALIAAFYYWGWDVTSNLSEETRNSRRTAGLAALVGVGFVFLLFVAVTVIVNVLLSAEEIRTAGPNVLAVIGQQVWPGIGGKLLVVAVLLSTVATLETTLLQVTRSLFAMGRDRTLPSALGTVHRRWNTPWVAIVAVGGAALLMFAAAAAAGSVQQILRDAVSAIGLQIAFYYGLAGIAAVVAYKSVLLRSVRNLLLGGVWPLLGSAFMLWAFVESLGELSTTALTIGLGGLLLGVVPLLVHWRKGSDYYRPARLDAARAMAAAEGSGPATRTRGGTRDKSYATDF, from the coding sequence ATGCGCACCACCACGAACAGAGGGCTCCAGCCCAATGTCCTCGGTACCTTCGACACGATCGTGATGGCCGTCGCAGGCAGCGCCCCCGCCTACTCGATGGCCGCGACCACCGCCGTGCTCTTCGGCGCCGTCGGCTACGCGGGGCCCGCCGCCCTGCTCTACTGCGCGATACCGATGTTCGGCATCGTCCTCGCGTACGCCCGCCTGGGGCGGATCGACGTCAACGCCGGTGCCGGCTACTCCTGGGTGGGCCGCACCCTCCACCCCTTCCTCGGCTTCCTCTCCGGCTGGGCCCTCGTCTTCGCCGCCACCGTCTTCATGGTGGCCGGTTCGCTGCCCGCCGGCGCGCTCACGCTCGCCCTGTTCGACCAGGACCTCGCCGACAGCACCCCGCTCGCGGCGGCCGTCGGCGCAGGCTGGTTCCTGATGATGCTGCTCGTGGTCATGGGTGGCGCTCGGCTGACCGTCCGGGCCCAACTGATCATGTCGGGCGTCGAGATGCTGATCCTCCTCGGCTTCATCCTGGCGGCCGTCGCGCACCGCGGGCGGGCCACCGCCTTCGACTGGTCCTGGTTCGGCCTCGGCCAGTTCGACGGGCCGCAGGGCTTCGCCGCGGGCGCGCTGATCGCCGCGTTCTACTACTGGGGCTGGGACGTCACCAGCAACCTCAGCGAGGAGACCCGGAACAGCCGCCGCACCGCCGGACTCGCCGCGCTCGTCGGCGTCGGCTTCGTCTTCCTCCTCTTCGTCGCCGTCACCGTCATCGTCAACGTGCTGCTGAGCGCGGAGGAGATCCGTACCGCGGGACCCAACGTCCTCGCCGTCATCGGCCAGCAGGTCTGGCCCGGGATCGGCGGCAAACTCCTCGTCGTCGCCGTCCTGCTGTCCACCGTCGCCACCCTGGAGACCACCCTCCTCCAGGTCACCCGCTCGCTCTTCGCGATGGGCCGCGACCGGACCCTGCCGTCCGCGCTCGGCACCGTGCACCGCCGCTGGAACACTCCGTGGGTCGCGATCGTCGCCGTCGGCGGCGCCGCCCTGCTGATGTTCGCGGCCGCCGCGGCCGCCGGCTCCGTGCAGCAGATCCTCCGGGACGCCGTCTCCGCGATCGGACTCCAGATCGCGTTCTACTACGGGCTCGCGGGCATCGCCGCCGTCGTCGCGTACAAGTCGGTCCTCCTCCGCTCCGTACGGAACCTGCTCCTCGGCGGAGTCTGGCCGCTGCTCGGCTCGGCGTTCATGCTCTGGGCCTTCGTCGAATCGCTCGGCGAACTCTCCACCACCGCCCTCACGATCGGCCTCGGCGGCCTGCTCCTCGGCGTCGTCCCGCTGCTCGTCCACTGGCGCAAGGGCAGCGACTACTACCGCCCGGCCCGCCTGGACGCCGCCCGCGCGATGGCGGCAGCGGAGGGCTCGGGCCCGGCCACCCGCACGCGCGGCGGAACCAGGGACAAGAGCTACGCAACGGATTTCTGA
- a CDS encoding VWA domain-containing protein: MGIRSMLRKVFGRDREESPATSVVPPQTRETTLTASPAEATTASATVPVPARSTASSGAGSTSESKSGDTSEAVARRAADDLVAASFDNPQIPRARAKTPSATPEAPAAETPAAEAKVTAEAETPAAAAEAAPVEADTADVESTPTAAAEAKAEPESSADAEPEAETASPEAAEPQAEESVEAPVAEESAEPQAEAEAAEVEPEATAAAEAEAADAVEEPEAAPVAEATEVVADAPATEAEPAPQAQDTEPEAAVVADEAEPEATVTADTAEEPEAAPVAEATEVVADAPATEAEPAPQAQDTEPEAAVVAEDTTPAAEAAEDSPAEAAEVEPEATAEAEAEADTAVAADADAVEEPEATPAAEATDVVADARATEAEPAPQEQEAEPEADTAEPQAAEPAEAEPQAQAEAEAQPEPVVSEAPAPEPEFAAAAAAAAAKAEPEPEEVTVPAAGDRLPPHLADAYDAAAAQLKAQGLAGARAAVYLVVDRSGSMRGYFKDGSVQRLAEQVTALAAHLDEDATVTTVFFSTDIDGTVDLTPADLTPTRIDEVNATLGRLGRTNYHRAVEEVLAHHEKADPTRTALVVFQTDGAPESKTAATQALAEAAERPLHWRFVAWGEEDNKAFDYLRKLDGTPRTGTYFAGATPVETAHAAFYGGLLAGLEF; encoded by the coding sequence ATGGGTATTCGGAGCATGCTGCGCAAGGTGTTCGGCCGAGACCGCGAGGAATCCCCGGCGACCTCCGTCGTCCCGCCCCAGACGCGTGAGACCACGTTGACGGCTTCGCCTGCGGAGGCGACGACGGCTTCGGCGACGGTGCCGGTGCCGGCCAGGTCGACGGCGTCGTCCGGGGCCGGGTCCACGTCGGAGTCCAAGTCCGGGGACACGTCGGAGGCGGTGGCGCGCCGGGCGGCGGACGACTTGGTGGCGGCGTCGTTCGACAACCCGCAGATCCCGCGGGCCCGAGCGAAGACACCGTCGGCCACGCCGGAAGCGCCTGCGGCGGAGACGCCTGCCGCTGAGGCGAAGGTGACGGCCGAGGCGGAGACGCCTGCTGCCGCTGCTGAGGCGGCGCCGGTCGAGGCGGACACGGCGGACGTCGAGTCGACGCCCACTGCCGCTGCCGAGGCCAAGGCGGAGCCGGAGTCGTCGGCCGACGCCGAGCCCGAGGCGGAGACCGCGTCCCCGGAGGCGGCCGAGCCGCAGGCCGAGGAGTCGGTGGAGGCGCCGGTGGCCGAGGAGTCGGCCGAGCCGCAGGCCGAGGCCGAGGCCGCCGAGGTGGAGCCGGAAGCGACCGCCGCTGCCGAGGCCGAGGCCGCTGACGCGGTGGAGGAGCCGGAGGCGGCTCCCGTCGCCGAGGCGACCGAGGTCGTGGCGGACGCTCCCGCAACCGAGGCCGAACCCGCCCCGCAGGCACAGGACACCGAGCCCGAGGCCGCTGTCGTCGCCGACGAGGCGGAGCCGGAGGCGACCGTTACCGCCGACACGGCAGAGGAGCCGGAAGCGGCTCCCGTCGCCGAGGCGACCGAGGTCGTGGCGGACGCTCCCGCAACCGAGGCCGAACCCGCCCCGCAGGCACAGGACACCGAGCCCGAGGCCGCTGTCGTCGCCGAAGACACGACCCCGGCGGCAGAGGCCGCCGAGGACTCGCCGGCCGAGGCCGCCGAGGTGGAGCCGGAGGCGACCGCCGAGGCCGAGGCCGAGGCCGACACGGCCGTGGCCGCTGACGCTGACGCGGTGGAGGAGCCGGAGGCCACCCCCGCCGCCGAGGCGACCGACGTCGTGGCGGACGCTCGCGCGACGGAGGCCGAGCCCGCCCCGCAGGAGCAGGAAGCCGAGCCCGAGGCCGACACGGCGGAGCCGCAGGCCGCCGAGCCCGCCGAGGCCGAGCCTCAGGCCCAGGCCGAGGCCGAGGCCCAGCCCGAGCCCGTCGTCTCCGAGGCGCCCGCCCCGGAGCCCGAGTTCGCCGCAGCCGCAGCCGCTGCCGCGGCAAAGGCGGAGCCCGAGCCGGAGGAAGTCACCGTCCCGGCCGCCGGCGACCGCCTCCCCCCGCACCTCGCCGACGCCTACGACGCCGCCGCCGCGCAGCTCAAGGCGCAGGGGCTCGCCGGAGCACGGGCCGCCGTGTACCTCGTGGTCGACCGGTCCGGTTCGATGCGCGGGTACTTCAAGGACGGGTCCGTGCAGCGGCTCGCCGAGCAGGTGACCGCGCTCGCGGCGCACCTCGACGAGGACGCCACCGTCACGACCGTGTTCTTCTCGACGGACATCGACGGAACGGTCGACCTGACCCCCGCCGACCTCACGCCCACCCGTATCGACGAGGTCAACGCCACCCTCGGTCGCCTGGGCCGGACCAACTACCACCGCGCCGTGGAAGAGGTCCTCGCCCACCACGAGAAGGCCGACCCGACCCGCACCGCCCTGGTCGTCTTCCAGACCGACGGCGCGCCGGAGTCGAAGACCGCCGCCACCCAGGCCCTGGCCGAGGCGGCGGAGCGTCCGCTGCACTGGCGGTTCGTGGCCTGGGGCGAGGAGGACAACAAGGCCTTCGACTACCTCCGTAAGCTCGACGGCACTCCCCGTACCGGCACGTACTTCGCGGGCGCGACCCCGGTCGAGACCGCGCACGCGGCCTTCTACGGCGGCCTGCTCGCGGGCCTGGAGTTCTGA